A genomic stretch from Prochlorococcus marinus str. MIT 9312 includes:
- a CDS encoding histidine triad nucleotide-binding protein gives MTETTIFQKILNEEIPCDKLYEDEFCIAFNDIQAQAPVHFLVIPKKPIISLLECIEKDANLLGHLLFVGSKIAKSKNLTNWRTVINTGAESGQTVFHLHIHFLSGRKMNWPPG, from the coding sequence ATGACTGAAACTACAATATTTCAAAAAATTCTTAATGAAGAAATCCCCTGCGATAAGCTTTATGAAGATGAGTTTTGTATTGCATTTAATGATATCCAGGCGCAAGCTCCAGTACATTTTTTAGTGATTCCTAAAAAGCCCATTATCAGTTTATTAGAGTGTATTGAAAAAGATGCAAATTTATTAGGGCATTTACTATTTGTAGGTAGCAAAATAGCTAAGTCAAAAAATTTAACTAATTGGAGAACAGTAATTAATACCGGAGCAGAATCGGGACAAACAGTTTTTCATTTACATATTCATTTTTTATCTGGAAGAAAAATGAATTGGCCACCAGGTTAA